In Argiope bruennichi chromosome 4, qqArgBrue1.1, whole genome shotgun sequence, a single window of DNA contains:
- the LOC129966892 gene encoding uncharacterized protein LOC129966892, whose amino-acid sequence MQKLQAAALRQIRFKSSRFTSGFRGSPKQAICPFCFKVFYDKSTMNRHVSKRVCLGLQFQTQTPTLIDDDVGLSVQPVISSVQSNSPVVNSANDPPEPLNSETEVQSEGSPSKSSRVPCPYCNKLLKGERGVRKHIDFYGCPMAVGSKPAELN is encoded by the coding sequence ATGCAGAAACTGCAAGCAGCGGCTCTAAGGCAAATTCGGTTCAAGAGCTCCCGCTTTACTTCGGGTTTCCGTGGAAGCCCCAAACAGGCTATCTGTCCATTTTGTTTCAAGGTATTCTACGACAAAAGCACAATGAATAGACATGTGTCTAAGCGTGTTTGTCTTGGCTTGCAGTTTCAGACTCAGACTCCCACTCTGATAGATGATGATGTTGGTCTCTCAGTTCAGCCTGTGATTTCCAGTGTACAGTCCAATTCTCCTGTTGTAAATTCTGCTAATGATCCACCAGAACCTCTCAATTCTGAAACTGAGGTGCAATCTGAAGGAAGCCCTAGCAAGTCCTCGCGAGTTCCTTGTCCATATTGTAATAAACTATTGAAAGGGGAAAGAGGTGTCCGGAAGCATATAGATTTTTATGGATGCCCAATGGCTGTAGGTTCGAAACCGGCAGAGCTAAATTAA